A single Epinephelus fuscoguttatus linkage group LG13, E.fuscoguttatus.final_Chr_v1 DNA region contains:
- the LOC125899321 gene encoding interferon-induced protein 44-like isoform X1: MVTSLRTLVEWTRSLFIAAPEEPPPPPSPTFSEEWRKINWGDEESLQCVRDYKPVTDDIKLLRVLLYGPVGAGKSSFINSVVSTIRGRMSVPAAANATTAGRSFTTKYETHHIKIGKGNQGTYPIIFNDIMGLEEGDTQGVRPADIKLTMEGHVKEGYMFNAAGPLSDANPGYNKSPSLDDRVHVLVCVVSANSAEITDSVLRKMAKVREMARDLGIPQMMIITKIDEACPETEKTLRNVYMSKYVKQKMKDFSSAVGIPMNCIFPVKNYSDEIEMKDDVDILILSALRKMIDFGDDFIDKIKEKEEEK, from the exons ATGGTCACATCACTCAGAACTCTTG TTGAATGGACGAGGAGCCTTTTTATTGCTGCTCCAG AAGAGCCACCACCCCCACCGTCTCCCA CTTTCAGTGAGGAATGGAGGAAGATAAACTGGGG AGACGAAGAAAGTCTTCAGTGTGTGCGAGACTATAAGCCTGTAACAGATGACATCAAACTTCTCCGAGTTCTTCTGTACGGGCCTGTTGGAGCTGGAAAGTCCAGCTTCATCAACTCTGTCGTCAGCACCATACGAGGCAGAATGAGTGTTCCTGCTGCGGCCAATGCAACAACTGCTGGAAGAAGTTTCACCACAAAA TATGAAACTCATCATATCAAAATTGGGAAAGGAAACCAAGGGACGTATCCTATCATCTTCAATGACATCATGGGTCTGGAGGAAGGCGATACCCAGGGAGTTCGTCCTGCAGACATCAAACTGACCATGGAAGGACACGTGAAAGAGGGTTACATG TTCAATGCTGCTGGTCCACTGTCAGATGCTAATCCGGGCTACAACAAATCCCCCTCTCTGGACGACAGAGTTCATGTCCTGGTGTgtgttgtttctgcaaactCAGCAGAAATTACAGACTCAGTTCTGAGGAAGATGGCAAAAGTCAGAGAGATGGCCAGGGACCTGG gGATCCCCCAGATGATGATAATCACCAAAATTGATGAGGCCTGTCCTGAAACTGAAAAGACCCTGAGGAATGTGTACATGAGCAAGTACGTGAAGCAGAAG ATGAAAGACTTCAGCTCAGCTGTGGGAATCCCAATGAACTGCATCTTTCCTGTGAAGAACTACAGTGATGAAATCGAGATGAAAGATGATGTTGACATCCTGATCCTGAGCGCACTGAGAAAAATGATCGACTTTGGAGACGACTTcattgacaaaattaaagaaaaggaagaggaaaaatga
- the LOC125899321 gene encoding interferon-induced protein 44-like isoform X2 translates to MVTSLRTLVEWTRSLFIAAPEEPPPPPSPTFSEEWRKINWGDEESLQCVRDYKPVTDDIKLLRVLLYGPVGAGKSSFINSVVSTIRGRMSVPAAANATTAGRSFTTKYETHHIKIGKGNQGTYPIIFNDIMGLEEGDTQGVRPADIKLTMEGHVKEGYMFNAAGPLSDANPGYNKSPSLDDRVHVLVCVVSANSAEITDSVLRKMAKVREMARDLGIPQMMIITKIDEACPETEKTLRNVYMSK, encoded by the exons ATGGTCACATCACTCAGAACTCTTG TTGAATGGACGAGGAGCCTTTTTATTGCTGCTCCAG AAGAGCCACCACCCCCACCGTCTCCCA CTTTCAGTGAGGAATGGAGGAAGATAAACTGGGG AGACGAAGAAAGTCTTCAGTGTGTGCGAGACTATAAGCCTGTAACAGATGACATCAAACTTCTCCGAGTTCTTCTGTACGGGCCTGTTGGAGCTGGAAAGTCCAGCTTCATCAACTCTGTCGTCAGCACCATACGAGGCAGAATGAGTGTTCCTGCTGCGGCCAATGCAACAACTGCTGGAAGAAGTTTCACCACAAAA TATGAAACTCATCATATCAAAATTGGGAAAGGAAACCAAGGGACGTATCCTATCATCTTCAATGACATCATGGGTCTGGAGGAAGGCGATACCCAGGGAGTTCGTCCTGCAGACATCAAACTGACCATGGAAGGACACGTGAAAGAGGGTTACATG TTCAATGCTGCTGGTCCACTGTCAGATGCTAATCCGGGCTACAACAAATCCCCCTCTCTGGACGACAGAGTTCATGTCCTGGTGTgtgttgtttctgcaaactCAGCAGAAATTACAGACTCAGTTCTGAGGAAGATGGCAAAAGTCAGAGAGATGGCCAGGGACCTGG gGATCCCCCAGATGATGATAATCACCAAAATTGATGAGGCCTGTCCTGAAACTGAAAAGACCCTGAGGAATGTGTACATGAGCAA ATGA
- the LOC125899551 gene encoding uncharacterized protein DDB_G0290685-like, with protein sequence MDTQGRNTDRTDGGNQPKGGGSSDDGGPDNQAKGGGSSNDGGPDNQPKGGVSSDDGGPDNQPKGGGSSDDGGPDNQSKGGVSSNDDGGPDNQPKGGVSSNDGGPDNQSKGGGSSNDDGGPDNQSKGGVSSDDGGPDNQPKGGVSSDDGGPDNQSKGGGSSDDGGPDNQPKGGVSSVDGGPDKQSKGGGSSVDGGPDNQSKGGGSSVDGGPDNQSKGGGSSDDGGPDNQSKGGGSSDDGGPDNQSKGGVSSDDGGPDNQSKGGVSSDDGGPDNQSKGGGSSDDGGPDNQSKGGGSSVDGGPDNQSKGGGSSVDGGGGPHLQEEKELKESLQKLKKIISPQCFTCAERLKECSINKTPTDLKDLLYFFNLLEKELHQKASQPSMWPFTFSWFCPAVSTVKVFSVVTGETFGADEAILTQLKKSEAVETNDLQDSDVIIVFCSVKSRVESDVDAAMRKEAVSSGNKPVILVVMHHTRDHNFSPGLTQWSEMYPNIKMVTHILFHETQPGLLNCPRNHRAIQQIQKQLRSLT encoded by the exons ATGGACACGCAAGGGAGAAATActg ACAGAACTGATGGAGGTAACCAGCCCAAAGGTGGAGGCAGCTCTGATGATGGTGGGCCAGACAACCAGGCCAAAGGTGGAGGCAGCTCTAATGATGGTGGGCCAGACAACCAGCCCAAAGGTGGAGTCAGCTCTGATGATGGTGGACCAGACAACCAGCCCAAAGGTGGAGGCAGCTCTGATGATGGTGGACCAGACAACCAGTCCAAAGGTGGAGTCAGCTCTAATGATGATGGTGGACCAGACAACCAGCCCAAAGGTGGAGTCAGCTCTAATGATGGTGGACCAGACAACCAGTCCAAAGGTGGAGGCAGCTCTAATGATGATGGTGGACCAGACAACCAGTCCAAAGGTGGAGTCAGCTCTGATGATGGTGGACCAGACAACCAGCCCAAAGGTGGAGTCAGCTCTGATGATGGTGGACCAGACAACCAGTCCAAAGGTGGAGGCAGCTCTGATGATGGTGGACCAGACAACCAGCCCAAAGGTGGAGTCAGCTCTGTTGATGGTGGACCAGACAAGCAGTCCAAAGGTGGAGGCAGCTCTGTTGATGGTGGACCAGACAACCAGTCCAAAGGTGGAGGCAGCTCTGTTGATGGTGGACCAGACAACCAGTCCAAAGGTGGAGGCAGCTCTGATGATGGTGGACCAGACAACCAGTCCAAAG GTGGAGGCAGCTCTGATGATGGTGGACCAGACAACCAGTCCAAAGGTGGAGTCAGCTCTGATGATGGTGGGCCAGACAACCAGTCCAAAGGTGGAGTCAGCTCTGATGATGGTGGACCAGACAACCAGTCCAAAGGTGGAGGCAGCTCTGATGATGGTGGACCAGACAACCAGTCCAAAGGTGGAGGCAGCTCTGTTGATGGTGGACCAGACAACCAGTCCAAAGGTGGAGGCAGCTCtgttgatggtggtggtgggccACACCTACAG gAAGAAAAGGAACTCAAGGAGAGTCtgcagaaactgaaaaaaattatATCACCACAATGTTTCACAT GTGCTGAACGTTTGAAAGAGTGCTCCATCAACAAAACTCCAACTGACCTGAAGGatcttttatatttctttaatcTTTTAGAGAAAGAATTACACCAGAAAGCGTCACAGCCAT CAATGTGGCCTTTCACATTCAGTTGGTTTTGTCCAGCAGTATCTACAGTGAAGGTGTTCTCTGTCGTCACTGGTGAGACCTTTGGTGCTGATGAGGCCATACTGACACAACTGAAGAAAAGTGAAGCAGTGGAGACCAATGACCTGCAGGATAGTGACGTCATCATCGTCTTCTGTTCAGTCAAGTCTCGTGTTGAATCAGATGTGGATGCAGCCATGAGAAAGGAGGCAG TGTCATCTGGAAACAAACCAGTTATTTTAGTGGTGATGCATCACACCAGAGATCACAACTTTTCACCTGGTTTGACACAATGGTCAGAAATGTATCCGAACATCAAGATGGTCACTCACATTCTCTTCCATGAGACTCAGCCGGGATTACTGAACTGTCCAAGAAATCACCGGGCCAtccaacaaatacaaaaacagttaAGATCTTTGACCTAA